The following proteins are co-located in the Sporosarcina pasteurii genome:
- a CDS encoding valine--tRNA ligase — MSKDQLSMPTKYEPQSIEDGRYEWWLKGKYFEAQPDSDKEPYTVVIPPPNVTGVLHLGHAWDTTLQDIIIRMKRMQGYDALWLPGMDHAGIATQARVEQRLRSEGKSRYDLGREKFLEATWNWKEEYASHIREQWGKLGLGLDYSRERFTLDENLSKAVQEVFVKLYNKGLIYRGEYIINWDPATKTALSDIEVIHEDVQGAFYHMRYPLTDGTGSIEIATTRPETMLGDTAVAVHPEDERYKHLIGKTVTLPIVGREIPIVGDDYVDMEFGSGAVKITPAHDPNDFEIGNRHNLERVLVMNEDGSMNELAGKYQGMDRFECRKQIVIDLQGMGVLFEIEEHLHSVGHSERSGAVVEPYLSTQWFVNMEPLAKAAIELQKGEGKVNFVPSRFENTYLNWMENIHDWCISRQLWWGHRIPAWYHNETGEVYVGKEAPADIENWRQDEDVLDTWFSSALWPFSTLGWPDVDNEEFKRYYPTDALVTGYDIIFFWVSRMIFQGIEFTGERPFKDVLIHGLVRDAEGRKMSKSLDNGVDPMEVIEKYGADALRYTLSTGASPGQDIRFSWDRVESNWNFANKIWNASRFALMNMDGMTYDEIDLTGEKSVADTWILTRLNETIEQVTRLADKYEFGEVGRALYSFIWDDFCDWYIEMAKLPLYGDDEAAKKMTRSVLAYVLDHTMRLLHPFMPFITEEIWQNLPHEGESITIASWPVVDASLSNEARATEMKLLMDIIRSVRNIRAEVNTPMSKPVNLYISTREDKTTEILEANRKYIERFCNPETLTIGKGIESPGKSMSAVITGAELFLPLEGLINIEEELARLEKELKKWDSEVKRVQGKLSNDRFVANAPDAVVAAEREKERDYLEKYATVEKRMKELKDI; from the coding sequence ATGTCAAAAGATCAATTATCAATGCCGACAAAATATGAACCACAATCAATCGAAGATGGCCGTTATGAATGGTGGTTGAAAGGAAAGTACTTCGAAGCTCAGCCTGATAGTGACAAAGAACCATACACAGTTGTGATTCCACCGCCGAACGTGACGGGCGTTTTACACTTAGGACACGCTTGGGATACGACATTGCAAGATATTATTATTCGAATGAAACGTATGCAAGGCTATGATGCACTATGGTTACCAGGAATGGACCACGCAGGTATAGCGACACAGGCACGTGTTGAACAACGTCTACGTTCAGAAGGAAAATCACGTTATGATTTAGGTCGTGAAAAATTCCTTGAAGCGACTTGGAACTGGAAAGAAGAATATGCTTCCCATATCCGTGAACAATGGGGCAAATTAGGACTAGGACTTGATTATTCCCGTGAACGTTTCACACTAGATGAAAACTTATCGAAAGCAGTACAAGAAGTTTTTGTTAAACTGTATAACAAAGGTTTAATTTACCGCGGTGAATACATTATTAACTGGGATCCTGCAACGAAAACCGCATTATCAGACATTGAAGTAATCCATGAAGATGTGCAAGGTGCATTCTATCATATGCGTTACCCACTCACAGATGGTACTGGAAGTATCGAAATTGCGACAACTCGCCCAGAAACTATGCTAGGTGATACAGCAGTTGCGGTTCATCCGGAAGATGAGCGATACAAACATTTAATTGGAAAAACAGTTACACTTCCAATCGTCGGTCGAGAAATTCCAATTGTTGGGGATGACTACGTCGACATGGAATTTGGAAGCGGTGCGGTAAAAATTACGCCTGCCCATGACCCAAATGACTTTGAAATCGGAAATCGTCATAATTTAGAACGCGTGCTCGTCATGAATGAGGATGGTTCTATGAACGAGTTAGCTGGTAAGTATCAAGGGATGGACCGTTTTGAATGCCGTAAACAAATTGTAATAGACTTACAAGGGATGGGCGTTTTATTTGAAATTGAAGAACACTTACACTCGGTTGGACATTCAGAGCGAAGCGGTGCCGTTGTTGAGCCATATTTATCAACGCAATGGTTCGTAAATATGGAACCACTAGCGAAAGCTGCAATTGAGTTACAAAAAGGGGAAGGCAAAGTAAATTTCGTTCCATCACGTTTTGAAAACACATACTTAAATTGGATGGAAAACATTCATGATTGGTGTATTTCACGTCAACTTTGGTGGGGCCATCGTATCCCGGCTTGGTATCATAATGAAACAGGCGAAGTATATGTCGGGAAAGAGGCGCCTGCAGATATTGAAAACTGGAGACAAGATGAAGACGTTTTAGATACTTGGTTCTCTTCTGCATTGTGGCCGTTCTCAACACTTGGTTGGCCAGATGTTGACAACGAAGAGTTTAAACGTTACTATCCGACAGATGCGCTCGTTACAGGATATGATATTATTTTCTTCTGGGTATCCCGCATGATTTTCCAAGGAATCGAATTTACGGGAGAGCGTCCATTTAAAGACGTCTTAATTCACGGACTTGTACGTGATGCAGAGGGGCGTAAAATGTCGAAATCACTAGATAACGGCGTTGACCCGATGGAAGTTATCGAGAAATACGGTGCAGACGCGCTTCGCTACACACTTTCAACGGGTGCTTCGCCAGGTCAAGACATTCGCTTCTCATGGGACCGTGTTGAGTCAAACTGGAACTTTGCGAATAAAATTTGGAACGCATCACGTTTTGCGCTCATGAATATGGATGGCATGACCTATGATGAAATTGATTTGACAGGTGAGAAATCTGTCGCAGATACGTGGATTTTAACACGTCTAAATGAAACGATTGAACAAGTGACACGACTTGCTGATAAATATGAGTTCGGTGAAGTTGGCCGTGCGTTGTACTCCTTCATTTGGGACGATTTCTGTGATTGGTATATTGAAATGGCTAAATTACCACTTTATGGTGATGATGAAGCTGCAAAGAAAATGACGCGTTCTGTACTTGCATACGTGTTAGATCATACAATGCGACTATTACATCCATTTATGCCGTTTATTACAGAAGAGATTTGGCAAAACTTACCGCATGAAGGTGAATCTATTACAATTGCCTCATGGCCAGTTGTGGATGCATCACTTTCTAATGAAGCACGTGCAACAGAAATGAAACTATTGATGGATATTATCCGTTCTGTCCGAAATATTCGTGCGGAGGTAAATACGCCGATGAGTAAGCCAGTGAATCTATATATTTCAACGCGAGAAGATAAAACGACTGAAATTCTAGAAGCGAATCGCAAATATATTGAGCGATTCTGTAACCCGGAAACACTAACAATCGGAAAAGGAATCGAATCACCAGGCAAGTCCATGTCTGCTGTGATTACAGGTGCTGAGCTATTCTTGCCACTTGAAGGACTTATTAATATTGAAGAAGAACTTGCCCGTTTAGAGAAAGAACTAAAAAAATGGGACAGCGAAGTGAAACGCGTTCAAGGTAAATTATCTAACGATCGCTTCGTAGCGAACGCACCAGATGCGGTCGTTGCAGCAGAGCGTGAAAAAGAAAGAGACTACCTCGAAAAATACGCGACGGTTGAGAAGCGTATGAAGGAATTGAAAGACATTTAA
- a CDS encoding TetR/AcrR family transcriptional regulator, with protein MNRNSRRIEILDAASKIVAEKGIFDLTIDAVAEEAGISKGGLLYHYRSKEVLVEKMVEHLATNYRSKIAKSAAEDNEDKGKWTRAYLDVTFKQAYKNKDMHSGLLAAKAVNPALLNPIHEAYSEWQQEIEDDGLDPIMATIVRLATDGIWLADLFGINPIENEQKELIYETLRKWTNE; from the coding sequence ATGAATAGAAACTCTAGAAGGATTGAAATTCTTGATGCTGCATCGAAAATCGTGGCAGAAAAAGGAATTTTTGATTTAACGATAGATGCAGTAGCAGAAGAAGCCGGTATCAGTAAAGGCGGATTACTGTATCATTATCGATCAAAAGAAGTATTAGTTGAAAAAATGGTAGAGCATTTGGCGACAAATTACAGAAGTAAAATTGCTAAAAGTGCAGCTGAAGACAATGAAGACAAAGGAAAGTGGACACGTGCTTATTTAGATGTCACTTTTAAACAAGCATATAAGAATAAAGATATGCACTCTGGTTTACTTGCAGCAAAGGCAGTGAATCCAGCATTACTCAATCCAATTCATGAAGCTTATTCGGAATGGCAGCAGGAAATTGAAGACGATGGCCTTGATCCAATTATGGCAACGATTGTTCGTTTAGCGACGGATGGAATATGGCTAGCAGATCTTTTTGGGATTAATCCGATTGAAAATGAGCAAAAAGAATTAATTTACGAAACCTTGAGGAAATGGACGAACGAATAG
- a CDS encoding 3-keto-5-aminohexanoate cleavage protein, with amino-acid sequence MKNKVLLTAAVTGAGDTTKINEHVPVTPKEIAESAIASAKAGATVAHVHARDPETGGISHNIEHYREIVDRIRDSETDVVINITAGGGGDFIPSLDTPAAGGDGTWIQTPEERHAPVGQLLPEICTLDCGSVNFGDMIYMSPTDWLRQHAKLIQESGVKPELECFDTGHLRFAKQLINEGLIDGDPMFQFCLGIPWGAEADVETIMYLKNRLPENAHWSAFGIGRMQLPIAMQTAMLGGNIRVGLEDNLYLTRGVPATNEQLVDKAVEMLHANGIEVMTPEEARVHFELRNPHGGNQL; translated from the coding sequence ATGAAGAACAAAGTATTATTAACAGCTGCTGTAACAGGCGCAGGGGATACAACAAAAATAAATGAACATGTACCTGTTACGCCGAAAGAAATTGCGGAATCAGCAATTGCGTCTGCAAAAGCGGGTGCTACAGTTGCGCATGTGCATGCACGTGATCCGGAAACAGGTGGAATTAGCCACAATATCGAACATTACCGTGAAATTGTTGATCGGATAAGAGATTCTGAAACCGATGTTGTCATCAATATTACAGCAGGAGGCGGTGGAGACTTTATCCCTAGTCTGGATACACCAGCAGCCGGTGGAGATGGAACGTGGATTCAAACGCCTGAAGAACGCCATGCTCCGGTTGGCCAATTACTACCAGAAATCTGTACGCTTGACTGCGGAAGTGTCAACTTTGGCGACATGATTTATATGAGTCCAACAGATTGGCTTAGACAACATGCGAAGCTAATTCAAGAAAGTGGTGTGAAGCCTGAACTTGAATGTTTTGACACTGGACATTTACGTTTCGCGAAGCAATTAATAAATGAAGGACTGATCGATGGAGATCCGATGTTTCAGTTCTGTCTTGGTATCCCTTGGGGAGCAGAAGCAGATGTAGAAACAATTATGTACTTAAAAAATCGCCTACCCGAAAATGCACATTGGTCTGCGTTTGGAATTGGACGTATGCAATTACCAATTGCGATGCAAACAGCCATGTTAGGTGGGAACATCCGCGTAGGTTTAGAAGATAATTTATATCTCACGAGAGGGGTACCTGCAACGAATGAACAACTCGTAGATAAGGCAGTTGAAATGTTACACGCGAATGGAATTGAAGTGATGACACCTGAAGAGGCACGTGTTCATTTTGAATTAAGAAACCCACACGGAGGAAATCAACTATGA
- a CDS encoding L-carnitine dehydrogenase, translating to MNSKMNKIEQLAVIGTGVIGNGWIARFLAMGYDVVAFDPAEGAAERTRLAIERAWPSLEQMGLAEGASTARVTFVPTIEEAVKNADLIQENVPEREELKKNVLKSIDQYAKPEAIIASSTSGIKPSTLQEGLQHPARLIVAHPFNPVYILPLVELVGGEATTSSIMERANQFYQSIEMKPLIIQKEIEGHVADRLMEALWRESLHLVNDGIATTEEIDAAIIYGAGLRWAQMGPFLTFHLAGGDKGMRHMLEQFGPALKLPWTKLEAPELTNDLKEKVISGCEVHAGDVPIAELEVKRNEFLVKLLDLVEEYWHEPNKVSS from the coding sequence ATGAATTCCAAGATGAACAAGATTGAGCAGTTGGCTGTCATTGGAACTGGTGTCATTGGGAATGGTTGGATTGCTCGCTTTCTAGCGATGGGATACGACGTGGTTGCCTTTGATCCTGCAGAAGGTGCAGCAGAGCGAACTCGTTTAGCTATAGAGCGTGCATGGCCTTCCTTAGAGCAAATGGGGCTTGCGGAAGGTGCATCAACTGCGCGGGTTACTTTTGTACCGACAATTGAAGAAGCAGTTAAAAATGCAGATTTAATTCAAGAGAACGTGCCAGAAAGAGAAGAATTAAAGAAAAATGTATTAAAAAGCATTGATCAATACGCAAAACCGGAAGCAATTATAGCATCTAGTACGTCGGGAATTAAGCCGAGTACATTACAAGAAGGATTACAACATCCAGCACGATTAATCGTGGCCCATCCATTTAATCCGGTTTATATCTTACCACTCGTTGAACTAGTAGGCGGTGAAGCGACCACATCATCAATCATGGAGCGAGCAAACCAGTTTTACCAATCCATCGAGATGAAACCACTAATTATTCAAAAAGAAATTGAAGGTCATGTCGCAGATCGGTTAATGGAAGCGCTTTGGCGTGAGTCTTTACATTTAGTTAACGATGGGATTGCAACGACTGAAGAAATCGACGCGGCGATTATATACGGCGCCGGGTTACGCTGGGCACAAATGGGACCATTTTTAACATTCCATTTAGCCGGCGGCGATAAAGGAATGCGTCATATGCTAGAGCAATTTGGCCCTGCACTTAAGCTACCATGGACAAAATTAGAAGCACCTGAATTGACAAATGACTTAAAAGAAAAAGTAATTTCAGGATGTGAAGTTCATGCAGGAGACGTACCCATTGCTGAATTGGAAGTAAAGCGTAACGAGTTTTTAGTGAAGTTACTAGATTTAGTTGAAGAATATTGGCATGAGCCAAATAAAGTTTCTAGTTAG
- a CDS encoding thioesterase family protein has translation MEHVSFNYEDHVRSEWVDYNGHMNDAAYARVFSLAVDAFMAHIGLDEKGINKHEYTIFTLETHLCYLREANEGEMLAVTAQLLDVDDKRLHIFFVMKNGNGEIVSTSEQMLMGIDTAQGKAAAFPKAIASIVETLWKAHKQLETPKQVGRKIGIRR, from the coding sequence ATGGAACACGTATCATTTAACTATGAAGATCATGTACGTTCTGAGTGGGTAGATTATAACGGGCATATGAACGATGCGGCTTATGCCCGTGTTTTTAGCTTAGCAGTAGATGCCTTCATGGCGCATATTGGACTAGATGAAAAGGGCATAAACAAGCATGAATATACAATCTTTACATTAGAAACGCATTTATGTTACTTACGCGAAGCAAATGAAGGGGAAATGCTTGCCGTAACAGCACAACTATTAGATGTAGATGACAAACGTTTGCACATATTTTTCGTTATGAAAAATGGTAACGGCGAAATCGTTTCAACAAGTGAGCAAATGCTTATGGGTATTGATACGGCGCAAGGAAAAGCAGCAGCGTTTCCGAAAGCGATTGCATCAATCGTCGAAACACTATGGAAGGCGCATAAACAGTTAGAAACTCCAAAGCAAGTAGGTAGGAAAATCGGTATTAGGCGATAA
- a CDS encoding glycine betaine/L-proline ABC transporter ATP-binding protein, translating to MYKIEVNNLTKVFGSHPQQGLDRLKRGEQKDEILQKTGMTVGVNQATFSVETGEVFVIMGLSGSGKSTLIRLVNRLIEPTGGEVLIDGEDFTKMDQKALIETRRKKLGMVFQNFGLLPHRTVLSNVAYGLEIQGVQKEKREAKALQTIKDVGLKGYEDSYPHELSGGMQQRVGIARALANDTDILIMDEAFSALDPIIRKEMQDELMYLQRKLGKTILFITHDLDEALKLGDRIAIMKDGQIVQIGTSEAILENPANDYVSNFVKDVDRSKVLEASHVMKRPEVLMTHRDGPRMAIRKMNEVGASSIFVVDRENNFKGLLTIDEAIKAYKEDIPLQELLIKEIHTAAPNTPLSELIEIAVEARYPITVIEGGKLLGIVSRASILSGLVLGKEKDKENEVEEDEVVLV from the coding sequence ATGTATAAGATTGAAGTCAATAACCTGACAAAAGTATTTGGATCCCACCCACAACAAGGTTTAGATCGCCTCAAAAGAGGGGAACAAAAGGATGAAATACTTCAAAAGACTGGCATGACGGTTGGCGTAAATCAAGCCACCTTCTCGGTTGAAACAGGAGAGGTTTTCGTCATCATGGGCTTGTCAGGAAGCGGAAAGTCTACATTAATAAGATTGGTCAACCGATTAATCGAGCCTACAGGCGGAGAAGTTCTGATTGACGGAGAAGACTTTACAAAGATGGATCAAAAAGCACTCATTGAAACGAGACGAAAAAAGCTTGGTATGGTGTTTCAAAATTTTGGCTTACTACCACACCGTACTGTTTTGAGTAATGTTGCGTACGGTCTTGAAATTCAAGGTGTACAAAAAGAAAAACGAGAAGCGAAAGCACTCCAAACGATAAAAGATGTAGGCTTAAAAGGGTACGAGGATAGTTATCCTCACGAGCTCAGTGGGGGCATGCAGCAACGAGTTGGAATCGCAAGAGCCCTTGCCAATGATACAGATATATTAATCATGGACGAAGCGTTTAGTGCATTAGACCCAATTATTCGTAAAGAAATGCAAGATGAACTGATGTATTTACAGAGGAAGTTAGGGAAAACAATATTATTTATCACCCATGACTTAGACGAAGCTTTAAAGTTAGGCGATCGCATTGCGATTATGAAGGACGGCCAAATTGTTCAAATCGGAACATCGGAGGCAATTTTGGAAAATCCGGCAAACGATTATGTGTCTAATTTTGTAAAAGATGTAGATCGTTCCAAAGTTTTAGAAGCCTCCCATGTCATGAAACGTCCTGAAGTATTGATGACGCATCGTGATGGTCCGCGAATGGCTATTCGTAAAATGAATGAAGTAGGCGCATCAAGTATTTTTGTGGTAGACCGAGAGAATAATTTTAAAGGGTTACTCACAATTGACGAAGCGATTAAAGCATACAAAGAAGATATTCCGTTGCAAGAACTTTTAATTAAGGAAATACATACCGCAGCTCCGAATACTCCGTTAAGCGAACTGATTGAAATTGCAGTTGAAGCAAGATATCCAATTACTGTAATTGAAGGTGGAAAACTGCTTGGAATCGTCTCGCGTGCCTCGATTCTTTCGGGACTTGTACTTGGTAAAGAAAAAGACAAGGAAAACGAAGTTGAAGAGGACGAGGTGGTATTGGTATGA
- a CDS encoding proline/glycine betaine ABC transporter permease, giving the protein MNYFKFPLEDWTNRFVDGWLIPNMGGFFDGISEVLRWFIDVVTNGLSAVPAEILALLLIILAWKVGGKGLALFTFIGCVYLGAVDIWEAAMQTVAIVIVSTVISIMFGIPVGILSALNKTVDKMVRPILDFMQTLPSFVYLIPAILLFGLGGVPAVIATFVFATPPAVRMTNLGIKQVPSDVIEASRAFGSTPWQLLFKVQFPLAMPTVMAGINQTMMLALSMAVIASMIGAPGLGSTVLSGISTVNVGLGLTGGLGIVVLAIMLDRITQNLGDKNIKTKGR; this is encoded by the coding sequence ATGAATTATTTTAAATTTCCATTGGAGGATTGGACCAACCGTTTTGTTGATGGTTGGTTAATTCCAAACATGGGTGGTTTCTTTGATGGAATTAGTGAAGTGTTGCGGTGGTTTATAGATGTTGTTACGAACGGACTAAGTGCAGTTCCTGCAGAAATCTTGGCACTTCTCCTAATTATTTTAGCATGGAAGGTTGGCGGGAAAGGATTAGCCCTCTTCACTTTTATCGGGTGTGTTTATCTAGGTGCAGTCGATATTTGGGAGGCAGCTATGCAAACAGTTGCCATTGTAATTGTTTCAACTGTTATTTCGATTATGTTTGGCATTCCTGTCGGTATTTTGAGTGCATTAAACAAAACAGTAGATAAAATGGTACGTCCAATCTTAGACTTCATGCAAACGTTGCCTAGTTTTGTATATTTAATCCCTGCGATTCTATTATTTGGACTTGGCGGTGTACCGGCTGTGATTGCTACTTTTGTATTTGCAACCCCACCAGCCGTTCGTATGACAAACCTAGGAATTAAACAAGTTCCAAGCGATGTCATTGAAGCGTCTAGAGCTTTCGGTTCTACTCCGTGGCAATTGCTCTTTAAAGTACAGTTTCCACTCGCAATGCCAACTGTGATGGCTGGCATAAACCAAACAATGATGTTAGCATTATCTATGGCGGTAATTGCTTCAATGATTGGTGCACCCGGACTTGGTTCTACTGTATTATCAGGAATTTCAACCGTTAACGTTGGACTCGGATTAACAGGCGGATTGGGAATTGTTGTGTTAGCCATTATGTTGGATCGAATTACGCAAAATTTAGGGGATAAAAATATTAAAACAAAAGGAAGATAA